The Pseudarthrobacter defluvii DNA window TGCAGTCTGGATCTGCGGTGTCTTGGCCAGGACGGCTTTCATGTCGGCGGACTTCCTGGTGGGCATATAGCCGGTGGCGGCCGAGAACTCGGCGGTGCTCTCCGGCTGGGTAACGAAATCGAGGAACATCCCGGCGGCCAGCTGTTCCTCTTTGGTGATCCCGCTGGGGATGCCCAGGCCTGCGCCGCCCGTGGGGCAGACGTTGGTGGTTTCCTTGGGGCCACCCGGCAGGAAGCCGACACCGACGTTGAACTTGGCCGATTTCAGGATCCCCAACAGCGAACCGGTGGAGGCGATGGTGGCGGAGGTCAAGCCGGCCGAGAAATCATCGGCTGCTTCCTTGGAGGAGACGCCCGCCCACTTGTCCTTGTAGATCGAATCCTGGGCCCACTGCAGTGCCGCCACCGATTCTGGGGAGTCGCAGGTGACGTCCCATTCCTTGGACCAGCCGCCGCCCCAGCCCCACAGCATGTTCTGCAGCGTCCAGCCCGCGTACCCGGCCAGTGCGGGATAGATGTAGGCGTACTGCGCCCCGGAGCTTGCCTTCAGCTTGGGTGCCCACTCGCCGAATTCCTGCCAGGTCTTGGGAGCACGGTCGGGGATCCCCGCTGCCGCGAAGTGGTCCTTGTTGTAATAGAACAGCGGCGTTGACCGGCCGTAGGGGAGCGCCCACTGCTTACCGTCGTACTTGTAGTCATTGACCAGTGACTGCTGGAAGTCGTCCATCTTCATGTTCAGCTGCTTGGTAAGGCTGTCCACGGGGATGATGCTGCCGTTGGTGTAGTAGCGGAACCACCACACATCCGAGAGGACCACCACGCCCGGAAGGCCGGACTTGGCAGCCTGCGCCGTCTGGAATTTCTGCGCGATTTCCTCGTAGTTGGCCCCGGCCGTCACCAGGTTGACGGTGATGCCCGGATTCTTGGCCTGGAACTTCTCGATCAGGCTCTTCTCGACCTCCTGCGACTGGCCGGGGTGGCTGGACCAGAAGTCGATCTTGGCCGCCGGCTTCACGCCATTGAAGTCGATATCGGCCGCCTGCGAGGTGGCCTGCCCGCCGCCGGTTGTGGAGGGTCCGCCGCATGCGGCCAGGGCAGCGGCGGAGGCGGTAACCCCTGCCAGGCCCAGGAAATGCCTCCGGTCCAGGTGAAGTGTCATGACGGTTCCTTTCGGTTGTTGCCGGTGGAAGGGTGGGAGTACTGGAAGGTTGGGAAGTACGACGGCGGCCGGCGGCTTAGCCGGTCACGCTGCCTTGGGTGAGGCCCGCCACGATGTAACGCTGCAGGGCCGCGAAGATGATCAGGATGGGGACGATGACCAGGACTGCGCCGGCCATGAGGACGCCCCATCCGGCGGCGTTGCTCTCGTTGTTCTGCAGCAG harbors:
- a CDS encoding ABC transporter substrate-binding protein, with the translated sequence MTLHLDRRHFLGLAGVTASAAALAACGGPSTTGGGQATSQAADIDFNGVKPAAKIDFWSSHPGQSQEVEKSLIEKFQAKNPGITVNLVTAGANYEEIAQKFQTAQAAKSGLPGVVVLSDVWWFRYYTNGSIIPVDSLTKQLNMKMDDFQQSLVNDYKYDGKQWALPYGRSTPLFYYNKDHFAAAGIPDRAPKTWQEFGEWAPKLKASSGAQYAYIYPALAGYAGWTLQNMLWGWGGGWSKEWDVTCDSPESVAALQWAQDSIYKDKWAGVSSKEAADDFSAGLTSATIASTGSLLGILKSAKFNVGVGFLPGGPKETTNVCPTGGAGLGIPSGITKEEQLAAGMFLDFVTQPESTAEFSAATGYMPTRKSADMKAVLAKTPQIQTAVDQLAVTKVQDNARVFLPGADQEMAKAAAKILTQQGDVKSTMTDLKNTLQSIYERDVKPKLKS